Proteins co-encoded in one Medicago truncatula cultivar Jemalong A17 chromosome 8, MtrunA17r5.0-ANR, whole genome shotgun sequence genomic window:
- the LOC25501488 gene encoding uncharacterized protein, whose translation MGFITWTPSHTWQPTMTTDTTASSYWLNWRFFFCALWIFISMTLASYLIFKYEGFNKQRSSERDENHQEADGLLYEDEAWNTCVKGIDPSWLLVYRIISFVVLLALIIANVATEGAGILYYYTQLTFTLVTIYFGLASSFSLYGCLFKHKKFGGRTVNGASLEAVSTYMAPTLERVLDIPELTKSPDQEFHTREIAGVCGYIFQIIYQTCAGAVFLTDFVFWFVLYPVRTSNHYSLDFLIFCMHTINAVFLLGDTSLNCMRFPVFRFAYFVLWTATFVIIQWIIHACVSIWWPYPFLDLSSSYAPLWYLAVALMHFPCYGLFILIVKLKHFWLSRSFPGSSRIVH comes from the exons ATGGGTTTCATAACATGGACACCAAGCCATACATGGCAACCAACAATGACAACAGATACAACTGCGTCGAGTTATTGGTTGAACTGGAGATTCTTCTTTTGTGCACTATGGATTTTCATCTCAATGACACTAGCATCTTATTTAATATTCAAGTATGAAGGATTCAATAAACAAAGATCTTCTGAGAGAGAtgaaaatcatcaagaagcagATGGATTGTTATATGAAGATGAAGCTTGGAACACATGCGTTAAAGGGATAGATCCGTCGTGGCTTCTTGTTTATAGAATCatttcttttgttgttctttTGGCTTTGATTATTGCCAATGTTGCTACTGAAGGAGCTGGTATATTATACTATTACACTCA ATTGACCTTCACTTTGGTTACTATTTACTTTGGG CTTGCATCATCATTCTCACTATATGGATGTttatttaaacacaaaaaatttGGTGGAAGAACAGTCAATGGTGCTTCATTAGAGGCAGTAAGCACTTATATGGCTCCAACTCTTGAAAGGGTTTTAGATATTCCTGAACTGACTAAAAGTCCTGATCAGGAATTTCATACCAGGGAAATTGCTGGTGTATGTGGTTACATTTTCCAAATAATTTATCAG ACTTGTGCAGGCGCTGTATTTCTCACTGATTTTGTATTTTGGTTTGTCCTTTATCCAGTGAGAACATCCAATCATTACAGTCTTGATTTT TTGATTTTTTGTATGCACACCATTAATGCTGTTTTTCTCCTTGGTGACACATCATTGAATTGTatg AGATTTCCAGTGTTTCGATTTGCATATTTTGTATTGTGGACAGCTACATTTGTGATTATTCAGTGGATAATCCATGCTTGTGTTTCAATTTG GTGGCCTTACCCTTTCCTTGACTTGTCATCTTCATATGCACCCTTATG GTACTTGGCAGTGGCTCTCATGCATTTTCCATGCTATggcttatttattttgatagtgAAGTTGAAGCATTTTTGGTTATCTAGATCATTTCCTGGATCATCAAGAATTGTACATTGA